Sequence from the Rutidosis leptorrhynchoides isolate AG116_Rl617_1_P2 chromosome 3, CSIRO_AGI_Rlap_v1, whole genome shotgun sequence genome:
GCATTACCTTTTTTAGCAATTAACACATAACATAATGACGGATAATTGTTAGCAAAAAGCATAAAAAACAATTTCAACCGACACAGAATATTGCGTTTGATCTCAAAAATTCAAAGCTAAATAGAACAAGTATGATAGTAACAACAACACAAGCTAGAAACAAACACTAACAATTGCACTACTAATAAACCTGGCAAACTGATGGCAAAAGCATCCCGTCATTTGAGAATATACATGTTAAACTTGTATTTTTATGTTCATTCGTGATTtgtgattatatatatttaaagttcATCATGCATTGGCTGTCCTAAATCAAAGTCAACATCTGGAAGTGCAGGTTCATTGACTTGAGCAAGGTGATTAATGGCAACTTCTGCATCTCCAGCAGCCATACCTGCTTTAATTGCACCTATTACCTTTCTCTGCAACTTTAGTATTCCAATTCTCTTTGAAACTACATATAGAACAGCTAGGGAGAACAACACGAATCCCGTAATAAGTATAATCCTGCCCAACATAAAATTGCACTTTTTAGAAACTAGTTTGAAAAGGATAATCACAAAAAGGTTCAACTAAAGATGGAAATTTCAACCCACTTACTTAAAAATGAGTTGAACTTTATCTCTGATGGGTCAAATAATACAAGTTTTGACCAGTATCAAATAATTACATTGATGGGTTGACCTGACCCATTTGACCAGTATCAAATAATTACAAGTTTTGACTCGAACCCGTTTTGATATGTACCCAAATCACCAAAATGACCCATTTTTCCACCTTCAGCAATAAACTAATGAATTGTCCAACCAACCTGTCAAGAACATCTTGGCGCTTCATGGTAGAAAGTAAGTTACGAGTGCGCATCAGTAATGATCTATGACCCTTGTATTCGCTTTCTGCTTTCTTCAACACTCCTGTTGATTCCTCTGCATTcaacaaaacaaaaaattattGCTTTGATTATATTTCAGCGAGGAAAGTACCATACCAACGAATACTTCCATTCAAGGTCGCGAGAGACgggcgttgaccaacgttgacttttaacCGTAGATATATTTTAAACACATACATAAAAATCCTAAATatattaaaaaagaattaagttgtGGTAAAAAATttactaaagataataataataagatgagaCATACCAAAAGCCATGAGTGTGCTTCCACTACGTTCAACCTCCTGTAAATAACTAACAAATGAGCAAGCCATAGTGTACATCATAACTTAAAGTCAAATAAAGATTCTACTTTTTTTCTTAGTTATATTACTCCGTAATAATTAATATTTGATATTAAAGGTATACGCCACAAAATGTAAACGATAAATACCTGAACCATCATCTGCCTTGTACGACGGAGACTTTCTGTAATGCTCTCTGCAGCAGATGTCATTCCAGCTTTTGTCCTGATGTTAGTTTTAGCATTTGTTAACAGTTATGGCTATTTATATTGGTCAATTTACGTCTTACTGTAGTTAGCTAAATAAAGGTCCACGTGTCAGATTCTTAGCGGTTAAACCATTAGCATTAGTTCGGAATGTGAGAGTTAGTTGATGCACGGTAGGTTAGTATAAAAGGGAGTCGTTTTTATATCTTTAAATCAATCAATTGTACAATAGCATTGAACTTGAGGGTTGTTCTCGTTATCAGGTATATACATAAGCTGTTCTAATGAAGTCCTCATCAACAATCAATTAATATATACTGTAATAAATATTCCTAAAAGTGACAAAATAAACGTAAGGAATATAGAGAAAGAACTACATACTGTAAATTACGTCTTCGGACTGTGGACTCTTCTCCACCTCCTAAGAGAAGCTCCCTCTGATCACATATATAAGAACTTTAACTTTCATTTGAGTAATCATAATACTTTTGTTGTTAATACTTTTGTTGTTAACATTTATCTTaaatttaatataagttaattttgaaCTTTATTCATATGATCTCAAGCTGTAATTAAAAGCGATTGACACATTTATATAAGCAAACAACCGAATAGAAAGAAGAAATAGATGGAGTAAAACGGTAAAAGCTCCAATCTTGGTTAGGGAAAAAGATGAAATAAATATTGATTACCTCTTCCTGGGCCGCTTTCCTCATGTTAGCCTTTGCTTGTAGATTAGCATTTCTCAAACTTGACCGTAGACTAAAAAAAAAGAATTCATTGTTATTGTAACTAAATCACATGTATATGGTATAGCTGACAAACATTTCATTTCTTAATGGTCATTCTAGAACTCATTAATAGAATCATCCAACGTTTAAATCCATTAACCATCTAACTATTAAAAAGTTCTACAATAATCATTCACCTTTGCAAAATAATGAACTTCAAACAGTACAGTGAAACAAGGAAACGCGAAAACAAGATTTACATAGTTATATACGTGTAATCTTGATATATACTTCCATATGCTATGGGGATGTTTGAGATCGTATTTACATAGGATTATGATTATCTAACTATTATCTTTTCAAAGTGTAGATAGTCAGTTTCTAGTGTTTGGTGATAGAGAAACTGATCATAACCATCTAATTATATAAGGTCAAATCATCAGTTAATGAATTGACGATTTACTGCAACAAAACTGATTCTGATTATCACATTATTTAGGAGTCATGAAACGTAAATTTACATAATCAAACTTTACGAAACACGATTATTACAACTACAAACAACTGCTAATGAGGGTGATTGGGGAATACGTATTTCAACTACTTATAGCTTGATACAATTAACCACTAATAAAAGTATTCGAACGCATCtacattttaaaatattttagAGGGGGACGTCGACTAATTATTAAATGGTAAAGTGGTGCTTATTTTGGATACATCTTTTAATCCATTAGAGATAAAAATACAATCCAAATGGTTCTGTATCACATCAATTTCAAATGGCAATGCTATCTACCTATTAAATatcaaatactaatactaatactaataaacaaTAAAACAAGATTTCCACTAAGAATGGTAGAAACCAAACAGGCTAATAACAACTCAATTGCCAAAATTTAAGGGGAAAAAAGTAAAATGGGAAATTTGAAACGAACCTTTGAAtttgtttactccaagattgaagAGTGAATTGGGCATTTTCAATATGATCATCAGATGGAAGTTGTGGTGTCAAAAGGTCAAGATTGAATTGCGCAGTAGTCAATGTAGCAATTCCATCTTGAGCAAGACCATTCAATCTCTGCAAAGATTCCttctttttattatcattatcatcacttgATTTTTTGCCGTAATTTTCAATTGCTTGAATGTGAGCTAGGGTTTGTAAATACGCATCATCCCAATCTTTCTTTGTTTTGTTGAATTCTTCCACGACAATatcagttgatgatgatgatgataacgtgTTTGATTCCATTGTTATTTAAGCGAATTTGATTGTGAGATCTGAGGAGATCAATTTTAGGGATTCGGGATGAGTTAGATACGTCCGGAGGGGGGGTGTAACCGTAAGAAGGTTCGCAACGATTATCCGGTAACGAGGATGGTTCGACGGTGAGGCGCGATGCGGTGGTAGACAAAGACGGATTACGGCAGTTAAAGTGAATAGCCGATCATCGTGCTTGTTTGTGACAGGAGAGCCGGTGAAGGTCGGTCATATAACTGAGAATGTGAGACACGTGAGAGGTTGATGTAATTTTTCAAAAAGCATTTAATTAATTCAATTTTTTGCCTAATGCAACAAGTATGATATATGATATccctgttataaaatatctagattgtgttataaaatatctaaattggatgttaattttattattattatatttcttgcatagtaatattttatactataaatagacatgtatggtaaccatttaaggtgtaccatttctcttgaaatatcaatatcaatatttcttctctcttctctctttttctctctttgttcttataaccattaaaggtagttataagcctactgaattataacacgttatcagcacgaagagcttagtgtaatcaaaggatatctcaaacgatcacgagtcactgatcaaggtatgaaattattaataattttcagactcgaatatatcaaactttggactactaacattttgaactactaatttttattaagttcttagtgcatttgtattgttcttattatatggttggctctgccacctaaattatatatggtcgacactgtcgcctaactatcatttatgtttactaacttttattaacttcactaacatttatatttatgttatttaagttatatatggtcggttataccgcctgaattatattttctgtaatctaactcttattaacttcactaacatttatatttatgttatttaagttatatatggccggttataccgcctaaattatattttctgtaatctaactcttattaacttcactaacatttatatttatgttaataagacctcatgattgtacgcaacacgtcatttgacaacacggtactttatgtacgcaacacgtcatttgacaacacggtaccatgggtcgagattaattccgatcaatacgaatatgatgaggtctttatatgttatctaacatttatgattacttatgcaattaatcattatttatttcatgcatactaatgtttattcttaaatttataatcttaaaagttaaaataaaaaaaagtagtttgtatttttattaaaagtaaatcttaaaagttaaaataagaaaaagtagtttgtatttttattaaaagtaaatcttaaaagttaaaataaaaaaaagtagtttgtattttattaaaattaaatcttaaaagttaaaatacaaaaagtagtttgtatttttattaaaagtaaatcttaaaagttaaaataaaaaaaagtagtttgtacttttattaaaagtaaatcttaaaagttaaaatataaaaagtagtttgtatttttattaaaagtaaatcttaaaagttaaaataagaaaaagtagtttgtacttttattaaaagtaaatcttaaaagttaaaatacaaaaagcagtttgtatttttattaaaagtaaatcttaaaagttaaaatacaaaaaatagtttgtatttttattaaaagtaaattttaaaagttaaaataaaaaaagtagtttgtatttttattaaaagtaaatcttaaaagttaaaatacaaaagtagtttgtatttttattaaaagtaaattttaaaagttaaaataagaaaaaaaaggaatggtaaaatggagtagctttttgtcaaaaatgaagtattgaaaatgaagtggtctccttctataatttaaaaaaaaatatactttcatcaaatgaattttttgtggccgacaattccaaacacgagtcagtgtttagtttatcaagaatacctcttgctttggtgaaaggtcacgatcacgatatcgggtgttgtgaaagaattaaaaaatttagtcaagtggccttttaaaaactagaaagtttttttaaacaaaaagttttttatatatttataatttacgggtaacgtaaaataaagggaagtttttttttaaaaaaaaaacaaagaaagtgtttaaatgggttttacagaaagggggaaagcaaagtaaaaaaaaaaacttttttttttccaaacttgtcaaatgttttgttaaaaacgtgaccgttgaaaaaaggaggttgaataataaaacttaaaaaacaaattatttttaaaagagtgtgcatcaaaatgacccgtttaataatggggagttaaaaagatagtcaaattgtttcaacgaacaagggttcaattggatgtttcttaaaattttttttttccaaatttccagttatttgatttaaaaaaaaaaaaaatccgcgggtacgggtgatggatccaatgaatccgcatccacgacccgcgggtgctatccctaattgcgacaagtacaaatcaactaaaatgacgttggatcatgctaaaatcaccaacatattTTGTGCATCGTATTAGACGAAGTATAAGCTCAAAAGTTGGATATTTGTTTGCAAGTAACAAACTCAAAAGTATATTACCATTTCTAAAGACTCTTTTTATGATTAAAGAAACTCAGTGATCCTACATATTCCCACCTATATTAGTGTATTGAAAACAGTATCGTTTGCAAGTTTGCAACAATGCATTTTCTAATACTCCGTAGTTAATTGCTTCACATCTTGAGTTTGGCTGTAAGAAGGAAACCTATATACTCACATATTTCGTACGAAAGTATTAAtgttacaattttttttttgtgtgttatCATTCGTACGTTATACTCACAGGTTTTTTAGGCTAATCATTCGCGTGAAAAACTATAGTTAAGTTGCAATCTTTGCTAACAAGACAATTCACACTACCGTTATAAATGTCTATTTCAACCAACTTGCTACATTAAGCAGTTTTTAACAGTCACGTCCTCAATCATGACATAATTTTTATGTAcatagcttctactgaaaattaatatgcaaggtacaacatataactatatggtcaaattcatttgagccttcggagtcacaagtatatgatgtatatatatattactcaattaacaaaatagaaaatcgaaattaattcatatgaatagtaaaacgaaattaattaatttactattcacataaaaagcgcatattataaaagcgcatatgattaaaagcgaatatgatgaaaagcacagcgcatatgatcaaaagcgcatatggtgaaaaaacacagcgcatatgattaaaagcgtatatggtgaaaaataTATATGatcaaaagcgcatatggtgattaacgaaaaagcacatatgatgattaatgaaaagtatattgtgaaaaagaatcacaaatgtttcttgaaagaattcaaggtaaagatatatgaaccaattcatccatcatgtgaaccattttgatatttcatggttctaatagacgcatctagcggatggtctcatatttgtatgttatcaagccataatatggcatttgcaaagtttcttgcacaaattattaaattgagaacacattattctgattacaccattaaaaaggatgagacttgataatgctggtgagttaacatctcaagcatttaataatcattatatatctacagggattgttgttgaacatccagttgctcatgtgcatacacaaaattggtttagctaaatcaatagataaacgcttgcagctaataactagacaattgataatgagtacaaaactctcaatatttatatgtggacatgtaaatttacatgctgcgacattaattcgcattataccatgtggaagtcataaatatttaacttactacttgattttggccaagagccaaatattttccaccttagaacattggttgtgcagtgtatgttccaattataTCACCACAACACGATAAAATGGttttttcaaagaaagatggtaatatattttggatataaaacatcttcaatcataagatatactaaacccatgatgggtgatatttttacagcacgttttgctgattatcattttaataaaacattgttccctagattagggggagaaataaaaaaataaagaaaatgatgtttcatgatgtgaacatcaattaaggtatattgaactcacacaaaagaatgtgaaacgaaagttcaaaaataatgcatatgcaagaacttgcaaattaattactttatgcatttacagatataaaaaaaggtgactaaatcatatataccagcgataaatgctccagctcgaactaaaattccaaaagctggcaataatgtcactgttgagtctttgccacgcatcaaacgtggaagatcaattggttccgaagataaaaatccccgaaaaagaaaatcagctgataatgaggtaaaagaaagtgttcaagaagaaccacaaattaatattccttctgcagaggatattgataaatgtaaatacataaattgcgataaattatgcaatattatggaaccgaaatgaaatgaaaaatcttgatgagatattttcatataatattacaatgacatcatgaataaagatgatgatctagaaccaaaatctgtcactgaatatcaaaatagacatgattgagctcaatggaaaggagaaatacgagctgaattagaatcgctcaataaaaaaaaaagttttcggattaatcgttatcacttttaaagatgtgaaacgtatgggatacaaatgaatttttatccgaaaaagaaatatgcaaatgaagttacaaggcaaaactagacttgtaactcaaaatttcccacaaagaccgaaaatgaattatgaggaaaacttatcctcctgtaatggatacaattacttattagatacttaatcaacctggtagttacttaaatgcatctcatggatgttgtaactacttatctgtatggatcacttgatagtgatatacatgaatatacctgaagggtttaaggtatcataagcatctaatgtaaaatccaagggaatgtattctattaaatcacaaagatttttatatgggtctatacaattgggacgtatgtggtataactgattaaatgactacttgataaaaaaagggtatacatataaacttattttgcatgtatgttttataaaaacaatgttcgaatatgtgatcgtagttgtttatgtcaatgttcttaacatcatatgaacaaataaagagatctatgaaatcattcaacttctaaagaattattttgaaatgaaagatcttgaaaaaaccaagtattaccttggattgcaaattgagcatatgcctaatggtttacttgtacatcaaacaacttataccgaaaagattttaaaacatttttttaaaagacaaactcattgttgttagatcactcaatattgacactgatctatttcatccctgcgaagatcatgaaaatcttaacagatcggaagttccatattttagtataattgaggttcttatgtatcttatagattgtacaagacctgacatttctcttgcagttaatttgttggcaagattcagctcaaatgacaatgggGCGGGATCAAacgcatattttgatacccttgagaaactgcttatttaaaattattttattctaacgcttcaaaacaagatttagttgattatgtatatgcaggtcattcatcaaatcctcataaaaataaatctcaaactcgatatgcattcctaaatggaggtaccacaaaatcatggcgttcttaaaacaaacacttgttgcaacatcatcaaatcatgacgaagtgattgcattatatgaaactactcaaaaatgtgtttggttgagatcaatgacacaaatcattattgattcttgtggactagaacgctataaaagactaacaactatcttcaccaataactatatatgaagataatgcagcttgcataatacaaatgaaagaagagtatcaaaagtgacagaacaaaatataaatgttgatgaggacggtcataagtttgatggaaaagaatggtatgttggtaaggctcagaaaagactacaaaggaataggaattgaaacaagggtttgagcaaaccatgaaggagaatgtagacaaatcacaggggctaaacttgtacataaaagatttagatgatacagtttcagatgaaaacctcagattcttctcatatactcaagatctcgtaaaagacaaccagattaaaatgagatacgttcaatcaacaaactctgatgatctttataccaaagcactaccaactgctattttcagaacacacgttcataatattggcatgaggcatgttcagaagatgtaacaactcaggcgttgcctacttgagggggagtcaactctatgctgcactctttttcccttagctaaagttttatcccaatgggttttctttagcaaggtttttaacgaggcagtactagttattctctaataaaattgtcatccaagggggagtgttataaaatatctagattgtgttataaaatatctagattggatgttaattttattattattatatttcttgcatagtaatattttatactataaatagacatgtatggtaaccatttaaggtgtaccatttctcttgaaatatcaatatcaatatttcttctctcttctctctttttctctctttgttcttataaccattaaaggtagttataagcctactgaattataacaatcccTTCCCTCTTCCCTCTTCTTATTAAGAGAGctaaattatgtaatatttatttgaAATATGCAATCTTGGCcatttattttaaaaaataaattaaatccaATCATTGATTTCAATTTTAAAAAGATTATTACCTAATTGATTTTTCAAATTCAATAAAAAAGACATCAATACCctaattttaacttataattacgtTTATATACCATAATTCAAATTAGAAATAGAAACTATTTCGAGCAATCTGTTTACTAGACATAAAACTCGAAATCTTTTGTTATgggttataatttaatttaatgacATTTAACTATTACCTTAAATTAATTTCACTTATTTTGGAAATTGATTTTCAATAGTCAAAATCCCTCTATTCCTTTTTTCAGTTTTCTAAATGActtgcttttctaaaaaaaaaaaaagagtcaaAATCCCCAATTCTAACTTACATAttgattacggagtatatttttatttttattatatgttaTCGTTAGTTATTATATttacaatattatatatattaaattatgtattattatttgttgacgttcttaatattatatatatattttttatatttaaatattataaatttattatttattactcgGTATATGTTTGTGTGTGTACACATTGAAAGTTAAATATATATCTTTCCTATTTAAATGGTTCGACCAGTTGAATTATCAATCAATACCCCATTTCATTTACCTCTCTTTGTAAaagataataaaaaataataatagtatctCATGAAGAATATAGTCGTTATTAATATGGATTATGTTCCCTTAATTATCTGACAACTATAACGCTTATTAGAGGGGATTTAAAGCTATTTTCACGGCATTTTAGCAAATTCGGAACATTCCATACAAACAGGACGATTGTTAAGCAAATCTCCATAATAACGGGATTCTTCACAATTAAATTCAATCATATCCTTATATATGCATTGATTAACCAATTTTTTCACCTATTTTTGAATTTCAAATTAGATCTGATTGATTATAAAAAGACAGCAAGCCTCATTGAAATCGTCATTCAAAATCAAAAACATCAGTATATAGTAGTCAATCTTTCAAACTATCTTAATCAACTGTTGAGTCGTATGATTCTTTTACCCATAGGCCATAAGTATTACCCACTAAGTATAAGGGTTTTGTATCCTATTTGCAGACTAAACCTTGCAATATAAGAGAAGCTGCTATTATAGGTAGCTTATGTCAAAAGTATATATTTCACCAATTCATTCGAGTTATCTCGGTCTATTTTACTTGCATTTCGTGGGTATGTAGCGTGTATCACTTTTCTACTTTTTGTACTTATTAGTTCGATGAGTTTCATTACATATTATTATACGGAGTTAAACTATTTTAACTTAAATTCCAATACTGAAAACATGATTTATGTATACAGATTTCGATTTTTTCATGTATATAGCATATCGATTGGTTTACAACAAATTGTAACTTTTTTCAATTAACTTTTGAGATGCGGAGCATATACTATCTTAATTCGTATGTCTTCAGTTTATGTAGCATGGACTATTTTGATGTATGTACTTTCATGTTTAGATATTTGTTCAATGTAAGTTTATTTTATAATATATGGTAAtggtatataatttttcttatataAAACTATAGGGTGATAATAAGATATGTATAAATATCCGCAGTGAATAATACCGAAATTTGATCATCTACTTGTGAAAGATGATCATCATCATGTCATTCAATTTTTCAATATAGTTTTAGGTCGTCGCCACAACAATCTTCATTATTCATTCATTTTTTCAATATATGAAAGGTGTCGATCAATCTCTTTTCACATTACTACTCTGTATTGAAATATCTGATAATATCCCTTCCCTCTTCTTATTAAAAGAGGAGctaaattatgtaatatttatttgaAATATGCAATCTTGGCCATTCattttaaaaaataaattaaatccaACCATTGATTTCAATCTTGAAAAGATTATTACCTAATTGATTTTTCAAATTCAATAAAAAAGACATCAATACCctaattttaacttataattacgtTTATATACCATAATTCAAATTAGAAATAAAAACTATTTCTAGCAATCTGTTTACTAGACATAAAACTCGGAATCTTTTGTTATGGGTTATAATTTAATATAATGACATTTAACTATTACCTTAACTTAATTTCACTTATTTTGGAAATTGATTTTCAATAGTCAAAATCCCTCTATTCCTTTTTCCAGTTTTATAAATGActtgcttttctaaaaaaaaaaaaaaaaaaaaaaaaagtcaaaatccccaattcTAACTTACATAttgattacggagtatatttttatttttattatatgttaTCGTtagttattatatttataatattatatatattaaattatttattattattattattattatttgttgacgttcttaatattatatattttttttttatatttaaatattataaatttattatttattactcgGTATATGTTTGTGTGTGTACATATTGAAAGTTAAATATATATCTTTCCTATTTAAATGGTTCGACCAGTTGAATTATCAATCAATACCCCATTTCATTTACCTCTCTTTGCAAaagataataaaaaataataatagtatccTATGAAGAATATAGTCGTTATTAATATGGATTATGTTCCCTTAATTATCTGACAACTATAACGCTTATTAGAGGGGATTTAAAGCTATTTTCACTGCATTTTAGCAAATTCGGAACATTCCATACAAACAGGACGATTGTTAAGCAAATCTCCATAATAACGGGATTCTTCACAATTAAATTCAATCATATCCTTATATATGCGTTGATTAACCAATTTTTTCACCTATTTTTGAATTTCAAATTAGATCTGATTGATTATAAAAAGACAGCAAGCCTCATTGAAATCGTCATTCAAAATCAAAAACATCAGTACATAGTAGTCAATCTTTCAAACTATCTTAATCAACTGTTGAGTCGTATGATTATTTTACCCATAGGCCATAAGTATTACCCACTAAGTATAAGGGTTTTGTATCCTATTTGCAGACTAAACCTTGCAATATAAGAGAAGCTGCTATTATAGGTAGCTTATGTCAAAAGTATATATTTCACCAATTCATTCGAGTTATCTCGGTCTATTTTACTTGCATTTCGTGGGTATGTAGC
This genomic interval carries:
- the LOC139899471 gene encoding uncharacterized protein encodes the protein MESNTLSSSSSTDIVVEEFNKTKKDWDDAYLQTLAHIQAIENYGKKSSDDNDNKKKESLQRLNGLAQDGIATLTTAQFNLDLLTPQLPSDDHIENAQFTLQSWSKQIQSLRSSLRNANLQAKANMRKAAQEERELLLGGGEESTVRRRNLQTKAGMTSAAESITESLRRTRQMMVQEVERSGSTLMAFEESTGVLKKAESEYKGHRSLLMRTRNLLSTMKRQDVLDRIILITGFVLFSLAVLYVVSKRIGILKLQRKVIGAIKAGMAAGDAEVAINHLAQVNEPALPDVDFDLGQPMHDEL